Proteins co-encoded in one Salvia splendens isolate huo1 chromosome 4, SspV2, whole genome shotgun sequence genomic window:
- the LOC121798382 gene encoding uncharacterized protein LOC121798382 isoform X5: MEYSTIYTFHKRETASCSNQDVEGEDGWSLFYFNSTKMAFQVDDKKTVGPEAFARIAPACPIIADVTTVHNLFDVLTSSSGSRLHFLKYDKYLRSLDKVAKSAQNALGPQAIAALSLADDEIIIDVDGTVPTQPVLQHIGMSAWPGRLTLTNHALYFEPGVGLYDKAVKYDLATDMKQVVKPELTGPLGARLFDKAVMYKSTTTAEPVYLEFPEFKGCSRRDYWLDICLEILRAHRFNRKYSLKGNQQSEVLARAILGIFQFHAVREAFRIALSNYKALLCFNLAESLPGGDMIIETLASQIALITPSAGQQEVSVSPNANRQPIFPVAFLTLIRLRIVSPKEGEVNVEATYPAGNLHVGVANPLEAVVKQLEQNTGKAEAAQATVDQVKVEGIDTNVAVMKELLFPVIEIYSRIERLASWNDPYKSLMFVVIFSYLIVRGWSKYLVPSILVFIALVMLWRKYFWRRRQLEACKIVAPPSKNAVEQLLLLQEAISQIESLIQSGNVALLKIRALLFAVAPQATDKLSVVLFAMALGLVFVPVRYVILMGFLEYFTRYMPLRREDTERGMRRLKEWWIRIPAAPVQIVKPDDKKRK; encoded by the exons ATGGAGTACTCCACTATTTACACTTTTCACAAGAGG GAAACAGCATCTTGCAGCAATCAGGACGTGGAGGGTGAAGATGGTTggtcattattttatttcaattcaacCAAAATGGCTTTTCAG GTTGATGACAAGAAAACTGTTGGGCCAGAGGCTTTTGCTCGGATAGCTCCTGCCTGTCCAATTATTGCAGATGTAACCACGGTTCACAATCTTTTTGATGTTCTGACCAGTTCTTCAGGTTCCCGACTTCATTTTCTGAAATACGACAAATACCTTCGGAGTCTTGATAA GGTTGCAAAGTCAGCACAAAATGCATTGGGACCACAGGCCATTGCCGCTCTTTCACTTGCTGATGATGAAATTATTATAGATGTTGATGGCACAGTTCCTACACAGCCAGTTTTACAGCATATTGGCATGTCTGCATGGCCAG GGCGGTTGACATTAACAAACCATGCTCTTTACTTTGAGCCTGGCGTTGGTTTATATGACAAAGCTGTAAAATACGATCTAGCTACTGACATGAAACAAGTTGTAAAGCCTGAATTAACTGGACCACTGGGTGCTCGTCTCTTTGATAAAGCTGTTATGTACAAGTCAACAACCAC AGCAGAGCCTGTGTATCTGGAATTTCCTGAATTCAAAGGTTGCTCGAGGAGAGACTATTGGCTAGATATATGTCTGGAGATTCTACGTGCCCACAGGTTCAATAGGAAATATAGTTTAAAGGGAAATCAGCAATCAGAAGTGCTTGCTCGGGCGATTCTTGGAATTTTTCAGTTTCATGCAGTTAGAGAGGCCTTCCGCATCGCATTGTCCAACTACAAAGCATTGTTGTGTTTTAACTTGGCTGAAAGTCTTCCAGGGGGAGATATGATAATAGAAACTCTAGCGAGTCAAATTGCCCTCATAACTCCTAGTGCTGGCCAACAAGAGGTTTCTGTTTCTCCAAATGCAAATAGACAGCCCATATTCCCTGTTGCATTTCTGACGCTTATTAGACTAAGAATTGTTTCACCGAAAGAGGGAGAAGTAAATGTAGAAGCAACATATCCTGCTGGGAATCTTCATGTTGGTGTAGCAAATCCTCTAGAAGCTGTCGTGAAGCAGTTGGAACAGAACACTGGAAAGGCTGAAGCTGCTCAAGCCACTGTGGATCAAGTGAAAGTTGAAGGGATCGATACAAATGTAGCAGTGATGAAG GAGTTGCTCTTCCCAGTTATTGAGATATATAGCCGGATTGAACGTCTGGCTTCCTGGAACGATCCCTACAAGTCATTGATGTTTGTGGTAATATTTAGCTATTTGATAGTTAG GGGTTGGAGCAAGTACTTAGTACCATCCATTTTGGTATTTATAGCACTCGTGATGCTGTGGCGCAAATATTTTTGGAGAAGAAGACAACTGGAGGCATGCAAAATTGTAGCTCCTCCTAGTAAGAATGCAGTGGAGCAGCTGCTACTATTACAAGAAGCAATATCGCAAATTGAGTCATTAATCCAAAGTGGCAATGTCGCTCTTCTAAAAATAAGAGCACTTCTTTTTGCTGTTGCACCACAG GCGACGGATAAGCTGAGTGTGGTGTTGTTTGCAATGGCTTTGGGACTTGTATTTGTGCCAGTGAGATATGTGATCTTGATGGGTTTTCTGGAGTATTTCACGAGATATATGCCGCTGAGAAGGGAAGATACTGAAAGAGGGATGAGAAGGTTGAAGGAATGGTGGATCAGGATACCAGCAGCTCCTGTTCAGATTGTCAAGCCAGATGACAAAAAGAGGAAATGA